The genomic stretch ACCCAGGaatgtgtcctggctgggaatcaaacctacaaccttttggtgtaagggatgatGCTTCCACCagctgaaccacctggccagggcgatTGGTTAATTTTTggaccagaaatccttatatacaagtataggcacttggttttttaaaaagtcatctgaagcaaaaagggtaggtaattactactatttatttttttgtaaatcaatcaaaattataccttttttggtcagatcagcaaaaaatatatatatatatttttagtgtgccacagaattttagtttatgtgtgccatgagatgaaaaaggttgaaaatcactgagagGGAGTGGCGGGAGAGGATGGTGGCATGGAGCCCAGCATGGCAGGCTGGGGGCCTCAGGCCAGGGCATAAGCGTGGGTGTCCCATCCTGCagagggccagggctgggaggttAGATGGAGGGCAGACGCGATGGTCAGGCTCACACTGCAGAAAGCCGGCCTAATCTGCAGAGAGCGAGGCTGGGCAGGCATCCCCCTTAGGACGCTGTGGCCTGAGCACCTGGATGGGCCTGCTCGCCAAGGGTTGAGATGAGAGTAAAGTGACATTAGAGATGGCTTAGAAGGTGCCCAAACCCAAGGGCTGACCAGGGTGCCACCAACTGGCTGAGGACCGGGGTCACTGGACTTGCCATCATTGGCCTTTTTCAGAATGCAGTTTATCAGAAAATAGTAGCAACCACCAGCCCTTACTGAgcacatacagggtgtccccccccccaaaaaaaaaaaaaatatatatatatatacactttaacagctgatagctcaattttgaaaatgaaatgtattttaataaacactgcctttattcaaagtgtgtaaaCATTTTGGTTCCCAGTGCTGTTCTCAGATACAGCTTCTCATGTCTCCTTTCGTCGAGTGCACTCTGAGAAACGGGACTCCGAAAGGcctgtttcacagatgaagaagctgaggcacAAAGGGCCCAGCAGGCTGTTGGCATTTTCAGACCATTTCCAGGGCAGGGCCACAGGCTCCCTTTCTCCCCAACCTCTCCTCTTACACCTGCATTTTCGTGTTTGTCTTCACAGCGGTGTCAACCCCTCTGCTCGGATCCTGAACGCGTGTTGCGGGTCGGCCTCCTGGCCAAAGGCCTCCTCCTTCGGGGAGACAGGACGGTGCAGATGACCCTGCTCTGCTCCCAGTAGCTCACCCACGCCTGCTGCAGAGGGTCACGGAGCAGCTGCCCAGACAGCTCCTGGGAAGGTGGGTcaccttggggggtggggggcggcgcaGGGAGGGCTGGCAGCCCCTCAGGCTCCCTGGCAGGGATGACTTTGTTTCCACAGGATTTTAAGCAACATGAGTGGTTGTCATTATTAGATACAAACCAGTTTGTTTGTATAAACAGTTGCAAGGAGAAAGAGGTGGAAACTTCAGGGTTCCCGTGTAGAGTGAGTTCAGGGAAAATGTAAATGTCCCGCCACGGGAATGGTGACCAGCCGCGGGAAGGGTACATGGTGACGCACGGGCACGTTTGCTGCCACACTGATGAGATTCAGGGGAGAGCAAACGGGGAGCCAAGACGGGGAGCCTGTGGGAGATGGACTGGGTTTCTCCGTTCGAGCAGTTCCTCTGTCGTAGTCAGAGTACATTTCTCAGGAACAAAGAGTAAGATCAGGTCATGATTGACATCGATCATCTTAGGTTAAAATGGTCAGTCCCAGGGCGGGTTCTTCCTGCTGTGTCGGGCACTGTTCCTGTGAAAATGCTGCTTCCCTCCTGCTGGCTTAGTGAGCACGCTGGTCAGGAGCAGATAAACAGACTCCTAGCACCCTGACTAGTTTATCGGCTGTGAGGACATGAAAGCCTGATGCCaggcggagggagggagccatGTCCAACAGGACGGGGAGGTACGTGTCCTGACAGAGGacatctaggctgtttccaggGTTCTGCATTACCATTGAGGCCGCACCAAGTAAATGGCCTTGTGCACGCTGCTCCACACACGTGGGAGCTCAGCCGAGGGCAGGGTCGGTGGTAAGTGTTGCCAGGTCAACCTCCACCTGCAGTTTATAAGCTGCATGGCTTTGCCAGCCCAGCTGCCCCTCAGACTTCTCACAGGTGATGATGGTGCCTcgttatagttttaatttgcttctCTTTTACTGTGGGGGCATCTGTGTCATGGTGTAAAAAGGGACActtctgtctcctttccttccaACTGTCTTTTATTGGTGGCcagttgttgctttttaaaaatttattggatTGCTGTCCTTGTGAAGGGCATTTTTTACATGTGAAGGCACCCTATGTGCAGGGTTCGTCTGCGTGAGTACTGCTGGAGGGCAGGGCTATGTCTCAGTCCCATGGAGGCTCCAGGGTCTGCCACCTGACCACGTCCTTGTCTCGGCTGGAGTAACGCAGCCCAGTGTTGTGTTTGCACCTCACAGATGGTGACAGAGGACAAGTAGAGGTCTCCTCTGACCCTGAAGCCAACATCATCACCTCATCCTGTGAGGCGCCCAGAATACGGGTCACAGTGTCTGTCACCTCTCCCCTAATGCCGTGGACAGAGGTGCATCCGGGCCCTTCTGTCCAGCCCTCTCCCACACACCAGGTGGCTTAGGGAAGCGTCTGGCTCTGCTCTGGGCAGGGGAAGAGGGTTGAGGGTGCAGCCTTCTGGCACTTCTGCCAGCCCCGGATGCCACTGCTCAGATAAgagcggggcctcagggcagcgGAGGAAATGAGCTGGTGACAGAGTGTCAGGCGGGCTCAGAACTGGGCTGTGCCTGTGCTCCTGGGCCTTGCTTGTGCAGCACCATGCTCCTCCCTTGCCTCCAGGCCAGTGTGGACACTGCCCAGTGGAAACCAGTTGTGCCAGGTCCCCAGGAGCTCAGATTGTCCATCTGTCTGCAGCAGAGGCCACAGCAGAGGTCATAGCAGAACCTGCTGTCCCAGCACTGCTCGTGTGGGACAATGTGTGGGACATGAGCGTCAGGGGCTTGAGTCATATTGGCATTGCCCCAGAGTGTGGGAGGGGTGTTGCGCCAGGCCAGAGGGCAGCAAGGGCCTCGAGTCACCGCCACCCAGTGAAGGCTGTCACAGAGAAGCACCCTGAGGCTCATCGAGCCTGGAACCTCCTGGAGCAGCCCCTAGGACCATTTTCCAAATTCCATTCATTCTTGAACCCTCTTCATGATTGTTATTTACTACCAACATTTTTCTTTAACCAATTCACTtttaacacaaaattaaaaaatatatatttgtattgacctcagacaggaagggagagggagagacaaacatcaatgatgagagagctgcctcctgcacgcctcctatggggatcaagtccgaaacctaggcatgtgcccttgaccgaaatcgaacctgggacccttcaattcacaggccgatgctctattcactgagccaaactggccagggcaacacttacatttttaaagaggagAACCTATGACTGTAAGTGGAAGCCATTATCTATTGTCATAAATGGAGAGTCGTCTGAAAATCAATCCAGGGAGCGATGAACAACATTAAATTCTAGCTGAAGGCCCTGCTGGGCTTCGCTCTAACACACAAACAAGGTGGAGATTGGGAATGTTAGAAAGTGTTAAAGATCCGTGGTCATGAGATGGAGGCTGACTGGAAAGAGTAAGATGCGGAGACCCCTCTGTAACGAACATACTTTCCGTGACCATCAGGAACCTGTCAGCCTCACTCCGGCGTCTCCTCACTCCGTGCCCCGGCTGGCTGTTGTGGGGAGGGTAGCTTCTAACCCCTCCTCAGACACACCCCTGCCACTTCCACTCCAACCTGTGACAGGCAGGCGCCAGcacaggacccctgggggatatTTATGGGTGAAAGTGAAACCTGTGCTCTGTCATGTGACCTAAATAAACCAGGGTGTCCTAGAAGGAGATGAGAATATTCTTGAAGCAACCgtagtaggaaagaaaaaatggatcTGAATTTCTCTCAAACATGGAGGCCTTTATTATCAATGATGGGATGTGTTCTAATCAGATCCActttctcctatttatttatttattgtctaaagttttacatatatctcctttttccctaattgacaatcccccctccccccgccccagccattcccacccaccccgggcaagcccctaCCGCCCCAGTgactgtatccattggttatgctaatatgtatgcattcaagtccttcagttgctctctaaccccccagccccctgccatttgtctctggatctattcttattcatcaaattatattgatcagccctgaccggtttggctcagtggatagagcatcggcctgcggactgaagggtcccaggttcgattccagtcaagggcatgtaccttagttgtgggcacatccccagtggggggcgtgcaggtggcagctgatcattgattctctctcatcagtgtttctaactctctattcctctcccttcctctctgtaaaaaatcaataaaatatatatttaaaaaattatattgatcattatattccacatatgagtgagatcatgtgatatttatctttctccgactggcttatttcgcttagcataatgctctccagttccatccatgctgttgcaaatggtaaaacttcctgcttttttatagcagcgtactattccattgtgtagatgtaccacagtcttttaatccactcatctgctgatgggcacttaggttgtttccaaatcttagctattgtaaattgtgctgctatgaacatagggatgcatatatcctttctgattggtgtttctggtttcttgggatatagtcctagaagtgggattactgggtcaaatgggagttccatttttaactttttgaggaaactccatactgttctccacggtggctgcaccagtctgcattcccaccagcagtgcacgagggttccttttactccacatccttgccagcacttgtattttgtagatttgttgatgatagccattctgacagatgtgagatggtatctcattgttgttttgatttgcatccttcagatgattagtgactttgagcatgttttcatatgtctctgagccttctgtatgtcctctttcaaaaagtgtctatttagatcctttgcccattttttgattggatcgtttatcttccttttgttaagttgtatgagttctcggtaaattttggagattaaacccttatcagaaatatcaggcgaatatgttctcccatacagtgggctttcttgttggtctgttggtggtttcttttgctgtgcaaaagctttttattttgatgtagtcccatttgttattttctccttagtctccattgccctgggagctgtatctgtaaagatattgctgcgacatatgtttgctattttgctgcctatgaagtattgtaggatttttatggtttcccgtcttacatttttatggtttccctttagccattttgagtttgtttttgtgtatggtgtaagttggtgatctagtttaattttttttgcagatatctgaccaaatttcccagcaccatttattgaagagactgtcttgactccattgtatgctcttgcctcctttgtcaaatattaattgagcataatggcttgggttaatttctgggttctctgttctgttccattggtctatatgtctgttcttgtgccagtaccaggcatttttgagaaccgtggcttggtaatatagcttgatatctggtattgtgatccctccaactttgttcttctttctcaggattgctgtggctattcggggtctttttttatccagatgaaattttggagagtattttctagatctttgaaatatgccattggtattttaatggggattgcattgaagctatagattgctttgggtagtatggatattttagtgatgttgattctaccaatccatgaacatggcatgttcttccatttgtttatgtcttcttctatctcttttttcaatgtcctgtagttttctaagaTCTTTTATGTTCttagctaagtttattcctaggtatcttaatgtttttggtgcaatggtaaatggtattgtttttttcgtttctctttctgtgagttcattattggtgtataaaaaggccatagaccgccgaaaccggtttggctcagtggatagagcgtcggcttgcggactcaagggtcccaggttcgattccggtcaagggcatgtaccttggttgcgggcacatccccagtggggggtgtgcaggaggcagctgattgatgtttctggctctctatccttttcccttcctctcttttaaaaatcaataaaatacatatatttttaaaaaggccatagatttctgggtgttaattttgtatcctgctacattgccagattcatttattaggtctagttttttgatggagtcttagGGGTTTTCTaggtatagtatcatgtcatctgcaaataagtacagttttacttcttttccaatttggatgccttttatttctttttcttatctgatcgctatggctagcacttccagtactatatcgaacaggagtggtgaaagtgggcattcctgtcttgttcctgttcttaggggaaatgagtttagtttttgcccattgagtatgatgttggctgtaggtttgtcatatatggcttttattatgttgaggtatgatccctctattcccactttgctgagagtttttatcaagaaagggtgttggatctccccctttttaaaaaaccctcacccgagaggaagagagagaaacatcaatgtgagagaaaaacatctatcggctgcctcccgtatgtgtcctgaccagggattgaacccacgaccttttggtatacgggacaatgctcctacactgagccacctggccagggcccacttTCTCCCTTTTAATTATGCAGTTGAAAATTTCTGGAAATCTGGCTTAGTTTATAGTTTCCTGTTGGCACTGTAGTTTGCTAATGGAGGGAGTGAGCCCTGAAGGCACTCATCATAAGCATTAAAGGCCTTCCTTGTGGGCACTGGCTCCAGAGGAGAGAGGGTCTTCACAGAAATGGTTTCTCTGTTCCTGCAGGGCCCAGAGGAAAGGCGATCTGGGAGGAAGGGTGTCTTctggataaataaaatgaggtCCAGAGAATTGAGAGCACGGCCCATGCGGCCCAGGGAAGGAGCAAAGTGGGAAAGGGCACCTCGCCCACACGCCCATTTCTTCTAGAAGGAATGGAAGTGCCTTTGCCTGACCAGGGGACATCTTGAGCCAGGAAGTGTCTCCAGTCACTGGCCGCCCTCCACCATGCGAAGTGGTTCCAGGttagggggagggctggggggctcACACATGCCTGTCCTGTCGCTGCCCCCTTAGCCGACTCCTGGGCTGGCTGTTTGGCTCATGTCTCCGGGCACTAACCTGATGGGTTGGAATCAGGGCAGGGCCAGTTCTGTTGGCCTGTGCCCACCTGGGAGTGGAGCCCACTCCCAGCCACCACTCTCCAGGCCAGCTGTGTCCCCCGGAGACACTCCCTAACCTCCACTGCCAAGACAGGAGCCTGGCCGGCTCACCGCCCCAGAGTCCACCCTTAATTCCCttggcctcacccccacccacgtGCATGTGGTTTCCAGAGCTAACCGTGCGCTTCTTCCGAAGGCACGAGCCAGCGGCCTACAGCCCTGAGTAACCGTCATCAGGGTTTTTGAGGACCTCTGCCGGCATGTGCCAACCTATGGGGCCCTGCCAGACTGAGTAAGGCAGCGCCAGGCAGCCAGCCTGCTCTGGGAAGCCCACTAGGGCCTTATCTCCTCCTGGACATTAGATTCCGCACCCAGCGCTTAGCTTTCCCAGGAGGGGCTGGCGTCAGCCTGAGGCCCAGGAGAGGCAGGTTACGGCAGGGGTGTCTCAGGGGCCCCTGGCACCAGGCAGAGGCCTGCTCAGGAGTGCAGCCTCACttgattgtgttttctttttactgtattttctttttatttttatactgcattttctttttttaaatatatttttattgatttcagagaggaaaagagagggagagagagatagaaacatggatgatgagagagaatcatcgattgctgcctcctgcacgcccctcactgggaatcgaacccacaactgggCGTGTGCCcggactaggaatcaaaccgtgacactcaactactgagccatgctggccgggtttgactgtattttctttctttctttctttcttttttctttctttctttcttttttttttttttaaatcaaattgtcATTACCATGTATAGGGTGTgtaatttttctcttgctgcttttatttttattttttaaatatattttattgatttttgacagagaggaagagagagggatagagagttagaaacatcgatgagagagaaacatctatcagctgcctcttgcacaccccctcctggggatgtgcccgcaaccaaggtacatgcccttgaccggaatcaaacctgggacccttcagtctgcaggccgacgctctatccaccgagccaaaccagccaggctaaaataattctttattgttgaaaatattacatatgtcccgcctttccccccactgaccccctccaacctgcccctgcccccccaccccaggccttcagcaccctattgtctgtgtccaggggttatgtatatatgcaaacaaggtctttggttgattacttccccccattcccctccatcccccttccctctgaaattccgcATTTGAACAAGTTTCTTTTAACCTGTGACCCCCTAGTTTGCAATGTTACAATTGATGGGCTTTTgccaatggggaaactgagggttAGAGAGTGAAGAAAACTGCCCTTGGCCACACCAGGAGGTGTCCAGGCCTCTGTGACACCTCCCTACTCTGAAGAGGTCAAGGGTGGGTGGGAGTTAGAGAAAGAGCTGGGAGCGGCTGCCTGTCCTGGGGTTCCTGAAACCCCCAGCTGAGCCCACAGAGCCCTCCAGTGGGAGGGGAACTGGCCACGTGCTCTCCTCAAAGGCAGTGTCTCCTTTTCCATCCTGCCCGGCCCAGGCCATGGAGCTGCTGGTGGAGAAGGCTCCGAGCAGTGCCACGGGGCCCCTGAGCCCCTGGGACGCCatgcgaggggtcctggagtgtgtgGCCTCGGGGACACTCCTGGCAGGTCAGTCCCCGTCAGCCGGGGGGCCCAGAACACTGGGCACATGGCAGAGACAGGGTCATAGTGAGGTATAGGACCCTCTCACCAACACTCAAGAACAGCGTCCAACCCAGACTGGAGGAGGGACTCAGacaccccaccctctacccccaGGGGAAAGGAACAGCCCAGTAGCGTGTGGAACTCACGCACCACAAAGGAGGCCAAGGTCCAGGGCAGATGGGGCAGCAAGGGTCCCGCCCCCGACTGTCGGCTGAGTGCTCACTCTCTGGTGGCAGCCCTGGCTGTCGCAGGTGATGGCCTGGTGGGAACATTTCTGAAGGAAACCAGCAGACGCGGATAACAGGCTTGAGCGGAGATGTTCACCACAGTGTGGTTTACGGTCGCAGAACGGGAGAGAAGCATCTGTGCTCTCATGAGCTGTCAGAGACAGGGTGCTGTTTTCCAGCCCTTTTAGTGACACGGGATGCTATCATatgaagtgaaagagagagaacacactgGGCCTGAGGTGTGAGCCTGTTGTATGACAGGCAATGGCAGGAGCGCCGCAGGGCATGTGCCAGAGGTGGCTGAgccaggggaggagaaagggctcacacacacacacacacacacacacacacacccctgcaggAAGGTGTTCTGCTGGCTGTACTTCCGGGTCAGAAGGAGGCGTGGCCCAGGTGAGACGCCTCCAAGGGAGATCTTGTAGCAGCCTAGGGTGTGCCTGCcatctgtggctgtgggtgcagagGGTGCAGTCACACCCCCCGTGCTGGGACCCTCTCAGGCCCCGGTGGTGGCAGTCTTTCATAAAGGTGCTCTATCTTCTTTGCTACCCTCAAACCCTCGCAAAGATGGGCCTGGGCTCCGGGATCCCTGTGAGAGAGACCAGATGGATGCGCTCGAGTCCATGCCCCTCCAGCAGGGGGAAGACATCACAGCCAGTGCCCAGGGAGGATGGCCAGCCCCTGCGGctccccagccccgggccagCTCAGCCAGGATGTGGGCGGCACCCCCAACCCAGACTTCCCAAGAAATGGTCTGGGGTTccgcttccctcccctgcagaggtGGGTGGCCTGTGGGAGAGTGGCCCATGATGACAAGACTGCCTCTGGGGGAGGGCGGCTTGGCTCAGAGCTGAAGCCACCACAGCGATGAAGTGCAAACCTGGGGCCTCACTGGCAGGGACTGATCTGGCTGTTccaccacacgcacacacacacgcacagacacacacacacacacacacacacatacacacacacacacacacacatgcactgtaAACACCCCACTGCAGTTGGCCAGTCTCAAGCACAAAAGCCGAGCCCCCACCTGTGCTTCCCCTTTGGTTTGTAAGGAAGTCTCCCAGCGACACAAAAAATGACTTCGGGCCTGACCTGTAGGAATTGTCTTCATGGAAAGAATCAAATTGCTTATGATCAGAGCCACACTGGGAGGTGCAGGGTTTGGGGTCCCTGCAGTGTTCCGAGGGCCTTCCTGGCAAAGTCCTGCCCTGAGCAGCCTGAGCGTCCAGTGCAGTTCCTCGTGCCTGATGGTGACTGAGCTCAGCAGTTGCTAGAAGGGTGATGGCAAGGGCAGGGTGCCTGGCGAGCCGCGGGGCCATGGGACTGGGTGAGCCGATCGCAGGCAGGAGGGTGCTGCCAGGCTGCACAGAAGGTTTAGAAGGTGTAGCACAccccaagccggtttggctcagtggctaga from Eptesicus fuscus isolate TK198812 chromosome 6, DD_ASM_mEF_20220401, whole genome shotgun sequence encodes the following:
- the ZFR2 gene encoding LOW QUALITY PROTEIN: zinc finger RNA-binding protein 2 (The sequence of the model RefSeq protein was modified relative to this genomic sequence to represent the inferred CDS: inserted 5 bases in 4 codons; substituted 5 bases at 5 genomic stop codons) — its product is MVVEPTQRPESSDDRXVLCKHATIXPTEEELRXAHSECALXLVSDTLAEKGRRPEQEGGDRSGVNPSARILNXVLRVGLLAKGLLLRGDRTVQMTLLCSQXLTHXLLQRVTEQLPRQLLGRLLTGDDVEVSSDPEANIITSSCEAPRIRVTVSVTSPLMPKCLQSLAALHHAKWFQARASGLQPXVTVIRVFEDLCRHVPTYGALPDXAMELLVEKAPSSATGPLSPWDAMRGVLECVASGTLLADGPGLRDPCERDQMDALESMPLQQGEDITASAQGGWPAPAAPQPRASSARMHPDNTSLLVLAAATDKVQ